The stretch of DNA GCAATATAAAAGGATACTCTCGCACCTGCGAAATGACAGAATCAATCATGGTGTCTAATAACTACGGCTACAAATCTACCAAGCAAAAATACACGGCAGGCATTCGCGACCGCTCCCGCAGCCACGGATCCTCCAAATACACAGCAGGCATCGAAACAAGACATGAAGACGAGTGCAACAGTTCCTACACTGCCGGTGTGAGGCCtactccagctccagcgcATGCAAAAGGCTACACCGCAGGCATTGGTGGAGGCGTTGCTCCAGGAATAACAGCTGTCAGCAGCTTCCTTTCCCCGAGAACCAGCCACTCGACATCGTTATCTGAGAAGTGGTTCCCTAGAACATGAGTGGTATGAGGAATATGACTAGATCAAGCATTTACGGCAGTTATGATGTGTAAGGTATTAATTATAGATTTTAGGTTTTTCCAACACTAGATCGGGATATCTCGCTTTGTAATATTTCCCAAGGCCTTGGTCCTGCAACCCACCCTGGCACCAGAGCATCAGCTAACTGttggtgtacgggtgtaCATCgccaaaataaaataagAAAAAGACAGCCAAATAAGATAAAACCTTATTTCAATTCAGGATGTCTTTCAAATTTCCCAAAGTGGATCTTTCCTCAATCCAGCAGTCTTTGCAACAGACCACTCAGCATCTCACGTCAAGTTTGCAGGACAATCTAGTCaatttggaaaaggagGTTTCCACGCTGAACTCCAACATATCCCCCCTTCTCAAGCGGACCACGAGGTCTCTGCAAGAGCGTTTTGGGTCCATTGACGATATCTCGGAGCTGCCGCAGGAGTACAAGGATCTTGAGAAGCGCGTTGATAATTTGAAAGTTTTCTACAAAAAGGTGTTGACCATCACCCAGCAGTACGAAATTGAGAGTTATGACTATCCTCCAAATCTGAAAGAATCCATCCATGATTACACAAAGCTAATCAATGAGAAGTTTACCGGTCTTTCGCAGGCTACAACCACATCGGAAGCAGAAGCTGTGCTACTGGCATCATCAAAGGATCATACCCCGAAGACCTTTGCACACCAATTGGCCAAAGCTTGTCTAAGTGCAAATGAAGTCTTGTCTACCAGCGAAGACGAGTCTTCATCTCTCTGCAAGGCCTTGCTCAAGATTAGCGAGTTCCAGACCAGAATCGGAGAGGAAAGACTGGAGCAAGATAAATTGGTGATCACGGAGGTCAACGACAGGATCCGCAACACGTTGAATGGCGATTTTTTGAACACGGCCAAGCTGAGAAAACAAGTGGAGACTTCAAGGCTCAATTTTGACACTGTCAGAGCCGAGGTGAAGGCCGTGCAGCGTGGGGACGAGTCTGTCGAACTTCCGCCTGCGCTGtccaagaaactggaaaatgccgaggacgagctggtcagTGCTACAGAATCTGCTGTGGAATCGATGAAGGCGCTGATCAAGCCAGTTGAAGGCTTAAACCTGTTGAAGTTGCTGATGAAAATCCAGCTCAACTACCACAAGAACGTCGTTTCCGAGCTGTCGTCATTGGTCGACGAGCTTGACTCGCTACCTTTGGAAGACGACTAACTATGATCTAAATTATCAATTAACGGAGTATACATACAAGCGTCTGGCCTAGTGGAGCGATCCACacaaggagctgtttttgttgattcCGAGTACAATGGACAAGCGGTTGAAGAAGATCTCTCCAAAAGCCATTCCGAGACAGATTGCGAAGAAGTAAAGCACGACAAAGCTCATGGCTGCAAGCATCAATGCGTATCCAAACATCGTCGCAGTGAAAGCGATAAGTAGTCTAATGAAATCTCTTTTCAATTCCCCTAATC from Ogataea parapolymorpha DL-1 chromosome VI, whole genome shotgun sequence encodes:
- a CDS encoding ER-Golgi vesicle-tethering protein p115, coding for MSFKFPKVDLSSIQQSLQQTTQHLTSSLQDNLVNLEKEVSTLNSNISPLLKRTTRSLQERFGSIDDISELPQEYKDLEKRVDNLKVFYKKVLTITQQYEIESYDYPPNLKESIHDYTKLINEKFTGLSQATTTSEAEAVLLASSKDHTPKTFAHQLAKACLSANEVLSTSEDESSSLCKALLKISEFQTRIGEERLEQDKLVITEVNDRIRNTLNGDFLNTAKLRKQVETSRLNFDTVRAEVKAVQRGDESVELPPALSKKLENAEDELVSATESAVESMKALIKPVEGLNLLKLLMKIQLNYHKNVVSELSSLVDELDSLPLEDD